From the Streptomyces nodosus genome, the window GGGTCGACACCGACACGAACTCGCCCGTGGCCATGGACATGGAGCCGGCCAGCAGCCCGGCGAGACCCGCCGCCAGCAGGGTGGAGCGCTCCGTCGTCGCGCCCGCGACACCGACCACCAGGCCGGCGGTGGAGACGATCCCGTCGTTGGCGCCGAGGACCGCGGCCCGCAGCCAGTTCAGCCGCTCCCCGAGCGCACCCCCGTGTGCCTCGTCATGCGTCGCTGATTCCGTCACACCGGGAGAATGGCACCCCGGACGGCACCGTCACCGCACCGACCCGCCCCGCGGCACCTCGGGCCGGTGACAGCAACGCCCCGCGGCCACCGCACCGCGGCTCCAACGGGTGGCGTGTGCGGGGACCTTGACGTGTCGACAAGGCGTGCCGCGTGGAAGCGGTGGTGAACTCGGCGGGGGTGTCGCGCCGTTGTGCATGGCCCGGGAGAAGGGGCGGCGTCGACGGGCCTCGGGGTGCGGGTATGTGCGGGGGTGTCAGGCGGGGCCCGTATCCTCAGTGACCATGCTCGAAGACCGTACGACCACAGCGCACCCGGGCGGCTGGCCGACCGCGTACCCCGAGGGGTATGCGGTCGTCGACGTGGAGACCACCGGACTCGCCCGGGACGACCGGATCATCTCGGCCGCCGTCTACCGGCTGGACGCACGCGGCGAGGTCGAGGACCACTGGTACACGCTGGTCAACCCGGAGCGCGACCCGGGACCCGTCTGGATCCACGGTCTGACGAGCGAGACGCTCGCCGGGGCGCCGCTCTTCCGTGACATCGCCGAGGAGTTCGCCGCCCGGCTCTCCGGCCGTGTACTGGTCGCCCACAACGCGGTCTTCGACTGGTCGATGATCGCCCGGGAGTACGCACGCGCGGAGCGTGAGGCCCCGGTCCGTCAGCGGCTGTGCACCATCGCGCTCTCCAAGGAGCTGGGCCTGCCGCTGGCCAACCACAAGCTGGAGACGCTGGCCGCGCACTTCGGCGTCGTCCAGCAGCGGGCGCACCACGCGCTGGACGACGCCCGGGTGCTGGCCGAGGCGTTCCGGCCGAGTCTGCGGGCCGCCGCGCGGGACGGCGTACGCCTTCCACTGCTGGAGTGCCGCCCGCTGACCGAGTGGTCCGCCTCCCCCACGATCGGGCGGCAGTCCACCGGGGGCTACCGGGGGGCCGCCGCCTGGCGCCCGTCCCGCAAGCGCCCCGCCTGCCCCTACCCCAACCCGGGACGCTACCAGGAGGGCAAACCCCTCAAACAGGGCATGCGGATCGCCTTCTCCGGTGACACCTCCACCGAGCGGGACCTGCTGGAGGACCGGGCCGTCGAGGCGGGACTCCATGTGGCGACGAGCCTGTCCCGGCTCACCAGCCTGCTGGTCACCAATGATCCCGACTCGGGCACCTCCAAGACGGTCAAGGCCCGGCAGTTCGGGACGCCGGTGGTCGACGAGGCGGCGTTCGGGCAACTGCTGAGGGACGTGGAGCCGGCCGCCGGGCAGCCGGGAGCGGCGGCACCGGCGCCGGAGCGGCGCTGACCGACGTACGGGTGATTGCCGGGCGACTCGCCCGGCACCCGCTCGCCCCGCGCGACGGCGACGGCCCACCCTGTGGCGCATGGCGAGATGCGAAGTCTGCGGCAACGACTACGGAATGACCTTCGAGGTGCATGCGCAGGGCGCGGTGCACGTCTTCGACTGCTTCTCCTGCGCCATCCACCGCATGGCCCCCGTGTGCGAACACTGCCGGGTGCAGATCATCGGCCAGGGCGTCGAGGTCGAGGGCCACTGGTACTGCGGAGCCCACTGCGCCCGCGCCGAGGGGAGGACCGGAATCGTCGACCGGGTCTGAGGCCACCCCCCTCACCGCACCCCACGTACCGAGATGTACGGTCGTGGGGTGTACCGCTTCCTGTTGTCCCGGCAATGGGTGATCCTCACCCTTGTCGCCCTCGCGCTCATCCCGACGATGATCGAGCTGGGCTTCTGGCAGCTGCACCGCCATGAGCACAAGGTCGCGCTGAACAAGGTGATCGGTGACTCGCTCGCGGCGAAGCCGGTGCCGGTCGAGTCGCTCACCTCGCCCGGGGCGACGATCCCCCACCAGGACCTGTACCACCGGGTGACGGCCGTGGGCTCCTTCGACACCGCGCACGAGGTCGTGGTGCGGCGCCGCACCAACGCGGACGGCAACGTCGGCTATCACGTGCTGACCCCCTTCGTCCTCACCGACGGCCGGATCCTCATGGTCAACCGGGGCTGGGTCCCCGCCGACGGCGCCCAGACCGCCTTCCCCGAGATCCCGGCACCCGCCCGGGGCGAGATCACGGTCACCGGCCGGCTGATGCCCGACGAGACGACCGCGCGGAGCGGCATCAAGAACGTGCAGGGACTGCCGGACCGCCAGGTCATGCTGATCAGCGGCGCGGAGCAGGCGAAGCGCCTCGGCAAGGAGGTCCTCGGCGGCTATGTCGAGCTGACCTCTCCCGCGCCCCGGGGCGACAGCCCCGAGCTGATCCCCGACCCCGGACACAGCGACATCGGCCCGCACATGGCGTACGCGATCCAGTGGTGGCTGTTCTCCGCGGGCGTCCCGGTCGGCTGGTTCGTCCTGGCCCGCCGTGAGGCACGCGACCGCACCGAGGAGGAGAAGCGGACGAGCGGGGAACCGGCACCCGTCGCGGTCTGAGCCGCCCGGCCCCCGCGACCGCCGCCGCCCGCGGCCACCGGCTCCGCGAGGCCCGCCGGGCACGGCTCACTCCCCCGGCCGCTCCCCTGATTGCCTCCCCCGCCCACCGGGAAGCGGGAACTCCGTGTACCCGCACATCGAGGACTACGCGCTCATCGGCGACGAGCAGACCGCGGGCCTGGTCGGCCGGGACGGCTCCGTCGACTGGCTGTGCCTGCCCCGCTTCGACTCGCCCGCCTGCTTCGCCAGACTGCTCGGCGGCCAGGAGAACGGCCACTGGCGGATCGCTCCCCGGGGCGCCCGGCTGTGCACCCGCCGCGCCTACCGCACCGACACCCTGGTCCTCGACTCCGAGTGGGACACCCCGGAGGGCACGGTCCGTGTCACCGACTTCATGCCGCAGCGCGACCAGGCCCCCGACTTGGTACGGATCGTCGAAGGCCTGGACGGCCGGGTCATCGTGCGCGGGGAACTCCGGCTGCGCTTCGACTACGGCTCGATCGTGCCCTGGGTGCGCCGCACGAACGGCCACCGGGTGGCCGTCGCGGGGCCCGACGCGGTGTGGCTGCGCAGCCACCCCCCGGTGCGCACCTGGGGCAAGGACTTCGCCACCCACTCCGAGTTCACCGTCGACAAGGGCGAAAAGGTCGCCTTCGTCCTCACCTGGTACCCCTCGCACCAGCCCCGCCCCGATCTCATCGACCCGTTCGAGGCACTGGACGCCAGCGTGGAGGACTGGCGCGCCTGGGCGGCACGGTGCCGCTACCGCGGGCCGCACCGGGACGCCGTGGTCCGCTCCCTGATCACCCTGAAGGCCCTCACCTACGCGCCCACCGGCGGCATCGTCGCCGCCCCCACCACCTCACTCCCGGAGCTGATGGGCGGCGTCCGCAACTGGGACTACCGCTACAGCTGGCTGCGCGACTCCACGCTCACCCTGGGGGCGCTGCTGGCCGCCGGCTATCTGGAGGAGGCCGAGTCCTGGCGCGACTGGCTGCTGCGCGCGGTCGCCGGCGACCCGGCGGACCTCCAGATCATGTACGGGCTGTCGGGTGAGCGGCGGCTGCCCGAGTACGAGCTGTCCTGGCTGCCCGGCTTCCACGGCTCGGCGCCGGTCCGGGTCGGCAACGAGGCCGTCAAGCAGCTCCAGCTGGATGTGTACGGCGAGGTCATCGACTCGCTCACGCTGGCCCAGCGTTCCGGTCTGCCCGCCAAGCCGCACATGTGGCGGGTGCAGTGCGCGCTGATGGAGTTCCTGCGCACCGCCTGGCGGCAGCCGGACCAGGGGCTGTGGGAGGTGCGCGGTACGCCCCGGCACTTCGTCTACTCCAAGGTGATGGCCTGGGTGGCGGCCGACCGTGCGGTCCGCGCGCTGGAGGGCAACCCCCGGCTCGAGGGCGATCTGAAGGGGTGGCGGGCGATGCGCGACGAGGTGCACCGGGAGGTGTGCGAGCGCGGCTACGACGCCGAGCGGAACACCTTCACCCAGTACTACGGCTCACGCTCGCTCGACGCCTCGCTGCTGCTGATCCCCCGGGTCGGTTTTCTGCCGCCGGACGACCACCGGGTGCGGGGCACCATCGACGCGGTCTGCGCGGACCTGGCGCACCACGGTTTCCTGCGGCGCTACAGCACGGAGGACTCCGAGGTGGACCCGCTGCCCGGCGGCGAGGGCGCCTTCATCGTCTGCTCGTTCTGGCTCGCCCAGGCCCTGCACCAGTGCGGCCGCATCCAGGAGGCCCGCGAACTGTTCGAACGGCTGGTGGGGATCAGCAACGACCTCGGACTGCTCGCCGAGGAGTACGACCCCGTGAACGGCCGTCAGCTCGGCAACTTCCCGCAGGCCTTCAGCCATCTCGGCCTGGTGGGCACGGCCCTCGCCCTCTACGGGGACGAGACGGCAGGATAGGACCATGGATCTTGGACTGAAGGACCGGGTGTACGTGGTCACCGGCGCCACCCGCGGGCTGGGCAACGCGGCGGCACGGGAACTGGTGGCCGACGGCGCCAAGGTGGTGGTCACGGGCCGCGACAAGCGGCGGACCGCCGAGGCCGCGGCGGCGCTGGGCGCGAACGCGCTGGGCACGGCCGTCGACAACGCCGACCCCGGGGCACCGGCCCGGGTGATCGCCGCGGCCCGTGAGCTGGGCGGTGTCGACGGCATCCTGATCAGTGTCGGAGGTCCGCCGCCGGGCCATCTGGCCGACAACACGGACGAGCAGTGGACGGCCGCGTTCGAGTCGGTGTTCCTGGGTGCGGTGCGAATGGCCCGTGCGGCCGCCGCGGAGCTCACCGAGGGCGGCGTCATCGGCTTTGTGCTGTCCGGTTCCGTGTACGAGCCGATCCCGGGTCTGACCATCTCCAACGGTCTGCGCCCCGGTCTGGCCGGCTTCGCCAAGTCCCTCGCCGACGAGCTGGGACCGCGCGGCATCCGGGTCGTCGGCCTGGTCCCCGGCCGTATCGACACGGACCGGGTACGGGAACTGGACGCCCTCTCGGCCGACCCCGTGGCGGCCCGCGCGGCCCAGCAGTCCCGTATTCCGCTGCGCCGCTACGGCGCCCCGGAGGAGTTCGGCCGCACGGCCGCGTTTCTGCTGTCGCCGGCGGCGTCGTATCTGACGGGCGTCATGATCCCGGTCGACGGCGGGGCCCTGCACGGGTTCTGAGCGGCCCGGTCCCGGATGCCGGGGTGCGACCGGACCGGGGCCGGCACCCCGCTCCGGGCCTCAGCTCACCCGTTGCGCCCGGTGGCCGGCCCCGCGCAGCCGCACCTCGGCGGGCAGCGCCGTGAGGCCGGTGGATTCACGGGCGTGCGCCAGCGTCCCGGTGGTCAGCTGCCGCAGCACCTCCCCGGGGTCCCCGTTCGGTTCCAGCAGCAGCCACAGCTGGGCCTCGGGCGCGGCGCGCCGCCCGGTCAGCAGCGCCCGGGCCCCCTGGACGCCGTCCAGCTGCCCGGCCTCGTCGGCGAGCACGGTCTCCAGGGCCGGCCCGCGCAGCAGGGCGCCCGAACCGTCGCCGGTGTCGACGAGCACCTCGGCGAGCCGGCGCGGACGCAGCAGCGCCCACAGCCA encodes:
- a CDS encoding DEDDh family exonuclease, which translates into the protein MLEDRTTTAHPGGWPTAYPEGYAVVDVETTGLARDDRIISAAVYRLDARGEVEDHWYTLVNPERDPGPVWIHGLTSETLAGAPLFRDIAEEFAARLSGRVLVAHNAVFDWSMIAREYARAEREAPVRQRLCTIALSKELGLPLANHKLETLAAHFGVVQQRAHHALDDARVLAEAFRPSLRAAARDGVRLPLLECRPLTEWSASPTIGRQSTGGYRGAAAWRPSRKRPACPYPNPGRYQEGKPLKQGMRIAFSGDTSTERDLLEDRAVEAGLHVATSLSRLTSLLVTNDPDSGTSKTVKARQFGTPVVDEAAFGQLLRDVEPAAGQPGAAAPAPERR
- a CDS encoding SURF1 family cytochrome oxidase biogenesis protein, whose protein sequence is MYRFLLSRQWVILTLVALALIPTMIELGFWQLHRHEHKVALNKVIGDSLAAKPVPVESLTSPGATIPHQDLYHRVTAVGSFDTAHEVVVRRRTNADGNVGYHVLTPFVLTDGRILMVNRGWVPADGAQTAFPEIPAPARGEITVTGRLMPDETTARSGIKNVQGLPDRQVMLISGAEQAKRLGKEVLGGYVELTSPAPRGDSPELIPDPGHSDIGPHMAYAIQWWLFSAGVPVGWFVLARREARDRTEEEKRTSGEPAPVAV
- a CDS encoding glycoside hydrolase family 15 protein, whose product is MYPHIEDYALIGDEQTAGLVGRDGSVDWLCLPRFDSPACFARLLGGQENGHWRIAPRGARLCTRRAYRTDTLVLDSEWDTPEGTVRVTDFMPQRDQAPDLVRIVEGLDGRVIVRGELRLRFDYGSIVPWVRRTNGHRVAVAGPDAVWLRSHPPVRTWGKDFATHSEFTVDKGEKVAFVLTWYPSHQPRPDLIDPFEALDASVEDWRAWAARCRYRGPHRDAVVRSLITLKALTYAPTGGIVAAPTTSLPELMGGVRNWDYRYSWLRDSTLTLGALLAAGYLEEAESWRDWLLRAVAGDPADLQIMYGLSGERRLPEYELSWLPGFHGSAPVRVGNEAVKQLQLDVYGEVIDSLTLAQRSGLPAKPHMWRVQCALMEFLRTAWRQPDQGLWEVRGTPRHFVYSKVMAWVAADRAVRALEGNPRLEGDLKGWRAMRDEVHREVCERGYDAERNTFTQYYGSRSLDASLLLIPRVGFLPPDDHRVRGTIDAVCADLAHHGFLRRYSTEDSEVDPLPGGEGAFIVCSFWLAQALHQCGRIQEARELFERLVGISNDLGLLAEEYDPVNGRQLGNFPQAFSHLGLVGTALALYGDETAG
- a CDS encoding SDR family oxidoreductase, yielding MDLGLKDRVYVVTGATRGLGNAAARELVADGAKVVVTGRDKRRTAEAAAALGANALGTAVDNADPGAPARVIAAARELGGVDGILISVGGPPPGHLADNTDEQWTAAFESVFLGAVRMARAAAAELTEGGVIGFVLSGSVYEPIPGLTISNGLRPGLAGFAKSLADELGPRGIRVVGLVPGRIDTDRVRELDALSADPVAARAAQQSRIPLRRYGAPEEFGRTAAFLLSPAASYLTGVMIPVDGGALHGF
- the amaP gene encoding alkaline shock response membrane anchor protein AmaP, whose translation is MLRIVNRVLTGLLGLALLALGGPVLAVGLGVRPPSWWIHQGPHDVLLSDAERTRWREAGWWWPTVLAALTVLALLALWWLWALLRPRRLAEVLVDTGDGSGALLRGPALETVLADEAGQLDGVQGARALLTGRRAAPEAQLWLLLEPNGDPGEVLRQLTTGTLAHARESTGLTALPAEVRLRGAGHRAQRVS